From one Aquicella lusitana genomic stretch:
- the gshA gene encoding glutamate--cysteine ligase, with translation MLADSQTTPQLSTTQTEPLYYLERHFLAQCNHIQEWFRDQWERTLPPIYGSVDLRNAGFKLAPIDMNLFPAGFNNLNPNYLSLSISAAKKAIHRIVPDAKRILVIPESHTRNLFYWENIKTLQKILEAADFEIRFALLAEDLKEPKEIALPSGEKVVVEPLLRKNNKLYITDFCPHLVLLNNDLSEGIPDILQNLEIPLLPPATLGWSQRLKSEHFQYYAEVTQEFAAETNIDPWLIAPLFRHCGQIDFMQQEGLECLIAHAETLFAEIKKKYAEYSITHQPFLIVKADAGTYGMAVMTVRSVDELKSLNRKQRTRMSMIKGGQPVRRVIIQEGIYTFETFGSEKAVAEPVVYLWGDSVVGGFYRVHKERGIDENLNAPGMRFEPLPFSQTCNDPNAKLDPDASQNRFYIYGIVAQLSMLAAAREMKDQMKK, from the coding sequence ATGTTGGCAGACTCACAAACAACGCCTCAATTAAGCACCACACAGACTGAGCCATTATATTATCTTGAACGGCATTTTCTCGCGCAGTGCAATCACATACAGGAATGGTTCCGGGACCAGTGGGAGCGAACATTGCCTCCGATCTATGGTTCGGTGGATTTGCGTAATGCCGGCTTTAAACTGGCGCCCATTGACATGAATTTATTTCCTGCCGGATTCAATAATCTGAATCCCAATTATTTGTCATTGTCTATTAGCGCTGCAAAGAAAGCGATCCATCGCATTGTCCCGGACGCAAAGCGTATTCTGGTGATTCCCGAGAGCCATACGCGAAATCTTTTTTATTGGGAAAATATTAAAACACTGCAAAAAATTCTGGAAGCAGCCGACTTTGAGATTCGTTTCGCCTTGTTAGCGGAAGATTTGAAAGAGCCGAAGGAAATAGCCTTGCCTTCCGGTGAAAAAGTTGTTGTTGAGCCGTTATTGCGAAAAAACAATAAGCTTTATATCACCGATTTTTGCCCGCATTTAGTCCTGTTAAATAACGATCTTTCTGAAGGTATTCCCGACATTCTGCAGAATCTGGAAATTCCACTGCTTCCGCCCGCCACACTGGGATGGAGCCAGCGTCTCAAATCAGAACATTTTCAATATTACGCTGAGGTGACTCAGGAGTTTGCTGCGGAGACCAATATTGACCCATGGTTGATCGCGCCGCTCTTCAGGCATTGCGGCCAGATTGATTTTATGCAGCAAGAAGGGCTGGAATGTTTGATCGCGCATGCTGAGACGCTATTTGCAGAAATCAAGAAAAAATATGCCGAATACAGTATCACGCATCAACCTTTCTTGATCGTGAAAGCCGATGCTGGCACTTATGGTATGGCAGTCATGACGGTGCGCAGTGTAGATGAGTTAAAATCATTAAATCGCAAACAGCGCACGCGCATGTCTATGATCAAGGGAGGACAACCTGTACGCCGCGTTATTATTCAGGAAGGTATTTATACGTTTGAAACCTTTGGATCTGAAAAAGCAGTAGCAGAACCTGTGGTCTATTTATGGGGAGACAGTGTAGTGGGCGGATTTTATCGTGTTCATAAGGAAAGAGGGATTGATGAAAATTTAAATGCCCCTGGTATGCGTTTTGAGCCGCTGCCATTCTCGCAGACTTGCAATGATCCGAACGCAAAATTAGATCCTGACGCCTCGCAGAACCGTTTTTATATTTATGGCATTGTTGCTCAGTTGAGTATGCTTGCTGCGGCACGTGAAATGAAGGACCAAATGAAAAAATGA
- a CDS encoding type II secretion system protein N — MIINFPTQQRLTLGLCAALAVLLGFTFVYSITQWYGDWELTHQAPPPAPTLTSADATTRMIAAIPDQHLFGKSFTGSGEVPITNLQLRVTGIVKVTTEQNGNASKAYISIAGQPSKIYQVGDTLPYGVKIYEITPDAVILENDSQLEKLPLPREKLQFKTRQSEERL, encoded by the coding sequence ATGATAATCAATTTCCCTACTCAACAGCGGCTTACGCTGGGTCTCTGCGCAGCGTTGGCTGTGCTTTTAGGCTTCACTTTTGTTTATTCAATCACACAATGGTATGGTGATTGGGAATTGACTCATCAGGCGCCGCCACCCGCCCCTACCCTGACGAGCGCAGATGCAACTACCCGCATGATTGCAGCTATTCCCGACCAGCATCTCTTTGGCAAATCCTTTACCGGCTCGGGTGAGGTCCCCATTACCAATTTGCAGTTGCGCGTCACGGGCATTGTGAAAGTAACGACAGAACAAAATGGCAATGCTTCCAAAGCTTATATTTCCATCGCTGGTCAACCAAGCAAAATTTATCAGGTCGGCGATACCTTACCCTATGGGGTTAAAATTTATGAGATAACGCCTGACGCTGTTATACTGGAAAATGACAGTCAGTTGGAAAAATTGCCCCTGCCACGAGAAAAATTACAATTCAAAACGAGACAGTCTGAGGAGCGTTTGTAA
- a CDS encoding DUF494 family protein — translation MFEVLMYLFENYMDGSVALNADQDTIMSELEQAGFSRNEIGRALDWLDGLNRVQETVQSGPQLTPHAIRHYSMEECERLGIEGRGFLLYLEQLSILDPMTREIVIDRLMALDSREVDLGRIKWVVLIALFNQPDKKSALSLLQDMILSDAFDVLH, via the coding sequence ATGTTCGAAGTCCTTATGTATCTGTTTGAAAATTATATGGATGGCAGCGTCGCCCTGAACGCAGACCAGGACACCATCATGTCCGAGCTTGAGCAGGCGGGTTTTAGCCGCAATGAAATCGGCAGGGCGCTGGACTGGCTGGACGGGTTGAACCGGGTTCAGGAAACAGTCCAATCCGGTCCCCAATTAACGCCGCACGCTATTCGCCATTATTCAATGGAAGAGTGTGAGCGACTGGGTATAGAAGGGAGAGGGTTTCTGCTTTATCTTGAGCAACTAAGCATTTTGGACCCCATGACACGTGAAATCGTTATTGACCGGTTGATGGCGCTTGATAGCCGTGAAGTGGACCTGGGGCGGATTAAGTGGGTGGTTTTAATAGCATTATTTAACCAGCCTGATAAAAAATCTGCACTTTCCCTTTTGCAAGACATGATTTTGTCGGATGCATTTGATGTCCTACACTAA
- the dsbD gene encoding protein-disulfide reductase DsbD, whose protein sequence is MIKAKLIALFLLVSACLFPMSSVASVTPLPGDEAFVFSVTVSSPEAAQVEWQIAPGYYLYAKRIRINAPDPKMIDVHMPQGEMKYDPDRGRFEAFSGLLSIPVLLHTKEKQLSLSVDYQGCSQAGFCYPPMHQTMLLNLSDLKATPIDGNKVATSASPAAASFSSLLTDQNGVQTLLESQRFFVMLLVFAGLGLLLSLTPCVWPMIPILTGIIVGQKQVMNTKRAFFLSTAYVFGMAMTYAAAGLIVAAMGGSIQVWLQQPWIIGIVSGLFVLLALSLFGLYDLRLPARWQNRLVRLSNQQKGGSYAGVFLMGALSTLIVSPCVTAPLVGVLMYIGQTGDLVLGASALFMMGIGMGMPLLLVGMSAGKWLPKSGPWMGAVKTLFGILMLGMAIWLLSRVASPTTITVFWGLLFLGIALYFGIYLPRLVGKPRLNRSLGFLAVCSSGLLMLSAFEPHLLNQWLQPNRQATFAGPSFTVVHDISDLNKQLLTAQAARRPVILDFYADWCESCVSMDRHVFASPLVSQALKNYVLLRADLTDISEENKALLKRFNVVAPPTVLFFDNSGREVNSQRIVGEVDAQEFLGRLNAFMATNCDKKVKC, encoded by the coding sequence ATGATAAAGGCAAAACTGATCGCTCTTTTCCTGCTGGTCTCAGCATGCCTGTTCCCGATGAGCAGCGTCGCATCTGTAACTCCTTTGCCAGGGGATGAAGCTTTTGTTTTTTCGGTGACTGTCAGCAGTCCGGAGGCAGCGCAAGTAGAATGGCAAATCGCGCCCGGTTATTATCTGTATGCCAAGCGAATACGCATTAATGCCCCTGATCCCAAGATGATTGATGTGCACATGCCGCAGGGCGAGATGAAATATGATCCTGACCGCGGGCGTTTTGAAGCGTTTTCGGGCTTGCTTAGTATTCCTGTTTTACTGCACACAAAAGAAAAACAACTGTCTTTAAGCGTGGACTATCAAGGCTGTTCGCAGGCGGGCTTTTGTTATCCCCCTATGCATCAAACCATGCTTTTAAATTTGTCAGATTTAAAGGCGACACCGATTGACGGCAACAAGGTTGCTACAAGCGCATCCCCTGCTGCCGCGTCATTTTCTTCCTTGTTAACCGATCAGAATGGAGTGCAAACTTTACTGGAATCGCAACGCTTTTTTGTCATGCTGCTTGTTTTTGCAGGCCTTGGCTTGTTGCTTTCACTGACCCCCTGTGTTTGGCCTATGATTCCCATTTTGACAGGCATTATTGTTGGGCAGAAACAGGTGATGAATACCAAAAGGGCTTTCTTTCTCTCAACCGCTTATGTGTTTGGCATGGCGATGACTTACGCAGCGGCAGGCTTGATTGTGGCTGCGATGGGCGGGTCCATTCAGGTATGGCTGCAGCAGCCCTGGATCATCGGTATCGTGAGTGGGTTATTCGTGCTGCTCGCCTTGTCACTCTTTGGACTGTATGACTTGCGCCTGCCAGCGCGTTGGCAAAACCGCCTTGTCCGCTTAAGCAACCAGCAAAAAGGCGGCTCCTATGCCGGTGTTTTTCTGATGGGCGCGTTATCAACATTGATTGTATCGCCTTGTGTCACGGCGCCGCTGGTGGGGGTGCTGATGTATATTGGCCAGACGGGCGATCTTGTTTTGGGTGCAAGTGCCTTATTCATGATGGGGATTGGAATGGGCATGCCGCTTTTATTAGTAGGCATGTCTGCGGGTAAATGGCTGCCAAAATCAGGGCCCTGGATGGGTGCGGTTAAAACCCTCTTTGGCATCCTTATGCTGGGCATGGCAATCTGGCTGCTGTCACGCGTGGCTTCACCTACCACCATCACTGTTTTTTGGGGCTTATTGTTTTTAGGTATTGCCCTGTACTTTGGTATCTATTTACCGCGCCTGGTGGGTAAGCCCCGGTTAAATCGCAGCCTGGGTTTTCTGGCAGTTTGCTCCAGTGGCCTATTAATGCTCAGTGCGTTTGAGCCTCATCTGCTGAATCAATGGCTACAACCAAATCGTCAAGCGACGTTTGCCGGGCCGTCTTTTACCGTCGTGCATGACATTTCTGATCTAAATAAACAGCTACTGACTGCGCAGGCCGCCCGCCGGCCGGTTATTTTGGATTTTTACGCAGACTGGTGTGAATCCTGCGTGTCCATGGACCGCCATGTCTTTGCTTCGCCCTTAGTCAGTCAGGCTTTAAAAAACTATGTTCTGTTGCGCGCTGATCTGACTGACATTAGCGAAGAAAATAAAGCGCTGCTCAAGCGTTTCAATGTTGTTGCACCGCCTACGGTTCTGTTTTTTGATAATAGCGGGCGTGAGGTGAATTCACAACGGATTGTGGGTGAAGTAGACGCCCAAGAATTTTTAGGGCGCCTCAATGCATTTATGGCAACCAACTGCGATAAAAAAGTAAAATGTTAA
- the hemE gene encoding uroporphyrinogen decarboxylase — MPELKNDRLLKALARQPVDMTPVWIMRQAGRYLPEYRATRERAGSFMKLCKTPELACEVTLQPIERFPLDAAIIFSDILTIPDAMGLGLNFIESKGPVFARPLQREAQIKGLEVPDPARLQYVYEAISLVKHELADRVPLIGFCGSPWTLAAYMIEGESSPGFPRIMQMMQENPALLHNLLDILAKSVTAHLEAQIQAGADVMMLFDTWGGLLDNEKYREFSLNYAHQIIARLRHNHYNKRKPPFILFTKGGSRFIDEMVESGCDALGLDWEISLAEARHRARSKVALQGNMHPACLLESPEVIRQEVAKVLASFGQGEGHVFNLGHGITPDVPPEHVAVLVEAVHELSQPYHQKG, encoded by the coding sequence ATGCCAGAATTAAAAAATGACCGCTTACTTAAGGCGCTTGCTCGGCAGCCGGTTGATATGACGCCTGTCTGGATCATGCGCCAAGCAGGACGATATCTTCCCGAATATAGAGCTACGCGCGAGCGCGCGGGCAGCTTTATGAAACTGTGCAAAACCCCTGAATTGGCCTGTGAAGTTACCTTGCAGCCGATTGAGCGGTTTCCACTGGATGCAGCTATTATTTTTTCGGATATTCTTACCATTCCTGACGCGATGGGTTTGGGTCTCAATTTTATCGAAAGCAAAGGGCCTGTTTTTGCTCGGCCGCTTCAGCGTGAGGCGCAAATTAAGGGCCTGGAAGTGCCCGATCCAGCGCGTTTACAGTATGTCTACGAAGCGATCAGTCTAGTAAAACATGAGCTTGCCGATCGTGTCCCCCTGATTGGTTTTTGCGGCAGCCCCTGGACGCTGGCCGCTTATATGATTGAGGGCGAATCCAGTCCCGGTTTCCCACGGATCATGCAAATGATGCAGGAAAATCCGGCTTTATTGCATAACTTATTGGATATATTGGCGAAGTCGGTTACCGCTCATCTTGAAGCGCAGATCCAGGCAGGTGCGGATGTTATGATGCTGTTCGATACATGGGGCGGGTTGTTAGATAATGAAAAATACAGAGAATTTTCTTTAAATTATGCCCATCAGATTATCGCCCGCCTGAGGCATAACCACTATAATAAGAGAAAGCCTCCTTTTATTCTGTTTACAAAAGGAGGAAGCCGGTTTATTGATGAAATGGTTGAATCAGGTTGCGATGCGCTGGGGCTTGACTGGGAAATTAGTCTGGCAGAAGCCAGGCACCGTGCAAGGAGTAAAGTGGCACTCCAGGGTAACATGCATCCGGCCTGCTTGCTGGAATCGCCGGAGGTAATACGCCAGGAAGTTGCAAAAGTTCTGGCGTCATTCGGGCAAGGCGAAGGACATGTATTCAATCTTGGGCATGGTATCACGCCGGATGTGCCGCCCGAACATGTTGCCGTTCTGGTAGAAGCTGTGCATGAATTAAGCCAGCCCTATCATCAAAAAGGCTGA
- the topA gene encoding type I DNA topoisomerase, producing MTTNLVIVESPAKAKTIKKYLGPDFNIVASYGHVRDLLPKEGAVDPEHHFAMRYELIEKNEKHVAAIVSAMKKADALYLATDPDREGEAISWHIYTILKDKKALGKKPVHRIVFHEITKSAVNAAVQHPREISMDLVNAQQARRALDYLVGFNLSPLLWKKIRYGLSAGRVQSPALRMIVEREEEIEKFVSQEYWDLESALEAEKKAFNAKLIIYEGEKLEQFSITNQEQAEAIKARLIKEAKGKLRVAKVEKKQRKRNPASPFITSTLQQEAARKLGFAVQRTMRIAQQLYEGVEIDSGSVGLITYMRTDSVNLAQDAITEIRDLIAERYGKENVPEEARIYKTKAKNAQEAHEAIRPTSVHRLPESLKDFLSPEQFKLYDLIWKRTVASQMISATIDTMTLDMSAGSDQHQFRATGSVVVDPGFMRVYQEGSDDKPEELDNEHLLPQLEEGDEVKLNDIICNQHFTEPPPRYSEATLIKALEEYGIGRPSTYAAIVSTLQTREYVVLENKRFRPTDIGRIVNKFLTKYFTRYVDYLFTAQLEDELDEVSRGEKAWVPLLEEFWDPFKHQVDNIAETVKRKDVTQEQLDESCPLCGKPLSIRLGKRDRFIGCTGYPECTYTRAMEEQPGEASHDAELVEGRSCPDCGGALKIKHGRYGKFIGCSNYPKCKHIESLNKPTDTGVECPECKQGKMVKRQSRKGRIFFSCSRYPDCKYAVWNEPINQSCPKCAWPMLTVKKTKKRGTELVCPRQTCGYVEQVEEITK from the coding sequence ATGACTACGAATCTTGTCATCGTTGAATCACCGGCAAAAGCCAAGACGATAAAGAAGTATTTGGGTCCCGATTTTAATATCGTTGCCTCGTATGGACACGTGCGCGATTTGCTGCCCAAAGAAGGCGCTGTTGATCCAGAACATCATTTTGCCATGCGCTATGAGTTGATAGAAAAAAATGAAAAACATGTGGCAGCCATTGTCAGTGCGATGAAAAAAGCGGATGCCTTATATCTGGCTACTGACCCTGATCGCGAAGGTGAAGCCATCTCCTGGCATATCTATACCATTCTAAAAGACAAGAAAGCGCTGGGTAAAAAACCCGTGCATCGCATCGTGTTCCACGAAATTACCAAGTCAGCCGTTAACGCTGCTGTTCAACATCCGCGTGAAATATCCATGGATCTGGTGAATGCGCAGCAGGCGCGGCGTGCACTGGATTATCTGGTGGGATTCAATTTATCTCCCTTGTTGTGGAAAAAAATACGGTATGGACTTTCCGCCGGCCGGGTACAAAGCCCCGCATTGCGTATGATTGTGGAGCGCGAAGAAGAGATTGAGAAATTCGTTTCGCAGGAATATTGGGACCTGGAATCGGCGCTGGAAGCGGAAAAGAAAGCTTTCAATGCCAAGCTGATTATTTATGAAGGCGAAAAACTGGAGCAGTTTTCGATTACGAATCAGGAGCAGGCTGAAGCCATTAAAGCACGCCTGATTAAAGAAGCAAAAGGTAAGTTGCGTGTCGCAAAAGTAGAAAAGAAACAACGCAAGCGCAATCCTGCCTCGCCTTTTATTACTTCGACCTTGCAGCAGGAAGCCGCCCGCAAGCTGGGTTTTGCCGTGCAGCGTACCATGCGAATTGCCCAGCAGCTTTATGAAGGTGTGGAAATTGATTCAGGCTCTGTCGGTCTTATCACTTATATGCGTACTGACTCCGTTAACCTGGCGCAGGATGCCATCACTGAAATTCGTGATCTGATTGCCGAGCGCTATGGCAAGGAGAATGTGCCGGAGGAAGCACGCATTTACAAAACCAAGGCCAAAAATGCACAGGAAGCGCATGAAGCCATACGGCCGACCTCGGTGCACCGTCTGCCCGAATCACTCAAAGACTTTTTATCGCCCGAGCAGTTTAAATTGTATGACCTGATCTGGAAACGCACTGTTGCATCGCAAATGATTTCCGCCACCATTGATACCATGACCCTTGATATGAGCGCAGGTAGCGACCAGCACCAGTTCCGCGCAACGGGCTCTGTCGTGGTGGATCCGGGCTTTATGCGCGTCTATCAGGAAGGTTCGGATGACAAACCGGAAGAGCTCGACAATGAGCATCTCTTGCCTCAGCTTGAAGAAGGGGATGAAGTTAAACTGAATGATATCATCTGCAATCAACACTTCACGGAACCCCCGCCGCGCTATTCTGAAGCGACCTTGATCAAGGCGCTGGAAGAATATGGCATAGGGCGTCCGTCTACGTATGCCGCTATTGTTTCTACCCTGCAGACACGTGAATATGTGGTGTTGGAAAACAAGCGTTTTCGGCCTACGGATATTGGGCGTATTGTGAACAAGTTTCTGACAAAATACTTTACCCGCTATGTGGATTATCTATTTACCGCTCAGCTCGAAGATGAATTAGATGAAGTATCACGCGGGGAAAAAGCCTGGGTGCCTTTACTGGAAGAATTCTGGGATCCTTTCAAACACCAGGTAGACAATATTGCAGAAACCGTCAAGCGCAAAGATGTGACTCAGGAGCAGCTTGATGAATCCTGTCCTTTGTGCGGTAAACCGTTGTCTATACGCTTGGGCAAGCGGGATCGCTTTATTGGGTGCACAGGTTATCCTGAGTGTACTTATACGCGCGCAATGGAAGAGCAGCCAGGTGAAGCCTCCCATGATGCTGAATTAGTAGAAGGTCGTTCCTGTCCTGATTGCGGCGGTGCGCTCAAAATTAAGCATGGCAGGTATGGCAAATTTATAGGCTGTAGCAACTATCCCAAATGCAAGCATATTGAATCATTGAACAAGCCAACGGATACAGGGGTAGAGTGCCCTGAATGCAAACAAGGCAAAATGGTAAAAAGGCAGTCGCGAAAAGGCCGTATATTTTTCTCCTGTTCCCGTTATCCAGACTGTAAATATGCCGTATGGAATGAACCTATTAATCAAAGCTGCCCAAAATGTGCTTGGCCCATGTTAACTGTCAAGAAAACGAAGAAACGCGGCACGGAACTGGTTTGCCCGCGACAGACGTGCGGATACGTGGAGCAGGTCGAAGAGATAACTAAGTAA
- a CDS encoding PH domain-containing protein: MSYIDRNLLPDERILFRTKKHIIIFFLPAVWTLFSFYATYYMRSNPILIRLDWVPWLLALLFWGYVGLEYFFSEFAVTNKRVMMREGFFYRHTNETRLATISQINVGQSLIGQLLNYGSIYINAFGAYDAFSMIAQPFIFQKYVNEQLDKITQ, translated from the coding sequence ATGAGTTATATTGACCGCAATTTGTTGCCCGATGAACGAATCTTGTTCCGCACTAAAAAGCACATCATTATTTTTTTCTTGCCCGCTGTCTGGACGCTGTTTTCTTTCTACGCCACCTATTATATGCGGTCAAACCCAATTCTGATCAGGCTCGACTGGGTTCCGTGGCTGCTGGCCCTTTTGTTTTGGGGGTATGTCGGGCTGGAATATTTCTTTTCCGAATTTGCCGTCACTAACAAACGTGTCATGATGCGCGAAGGTTTTTTTTATCGCCATACGAATGAAACACGTCTTGCTACTATTTCCCAGATTAACGTTGGCCAAAGCCTGATAGGCCAGCTGCTAAACTATGGAAGCATCTATATTAATGCCTTCGGCGCCTATGACGCGTTTTCGATGATAGCACAGCCTTTTATTTTTCAGAAATACGTTAATGAGCAGTTAGACAAGATTACGCAATAG
- the gshB gene encoding glutathione synthase, giving the protein MTIKLGIIMDPIGSIHYKKDSTLAMLWEARARGWQIYYFEQQDVFLRDCIPYGDAKILNVFQDPANWYAFQESKRIALAELDVILMRKDPPFNEEYIYTTYILEHAERLGVLIVNRPQSLRDANEKFFATYFPDCTPSTLVTQSITKLNEFWKEHKDIICKPLSGMGGVSVFRLQEHEVNANVIFDTLTLNGTRSIMAQQFIPEIKKGDKRILLVDGQAVEYALARVPQENDWRGNLAVGAKGIVQPLSERDRYICAQLGEALRERGLYFAGIDVIGDYLTEINVTSPTGIRELDAGTGLNIAGLLMDTIEKYLKQ; this is encoded by the coding sequence ATGACAATTAAGCTAGGCATCATCATGGATCCCATTGGATCCATTCATTATAAAAAAGACAGCACACTGGCCATGTTATGGGAAGCGCGAGCACGCGGGTGGCAAATTTATTATTTTGAACAGCAAGATGTGTTTTTACGTGATTGCATTCCTTATGGCGACGCAAAAATCCTGAATGTTTTCCAGGATCCAGCCAACTGGTATGCTTTCCAGGAAAGTAAGCGTATTGCGCTTGCTGAGCTTGATGTTATCCTGATGCGCAAAGATCCGCCTTTTAATGAAGAGTATATTTATACTACGTATATCCTGGAGCATGCCGAGCGTTTGGGAGTGCTGATTGTTAACCGTCCGCAAAGTTTGCGCGATGCGAATGAAAAGTTTTTTGCCACTTATTTTCCCGACTGCACGCCCTCTACACTGGTGACGCAATCTATCACTAAATTGAATGAATTTTGGAAAGAACACAAAGATATTATTTGCAAACCATTAAGCGGTATGGGCGGCGTGTCGGTTTTCCGCTTGCAGGAACACGAAGTCAATGCGAATGTCATTTTCGATACACTGACGCTAAATGGAACGCGATCTATAATGGCGCAGCAATTTATCCCCGAGATAAAAAAAGGGGATAAACGTATTCTACTGGTGGATGGGCAAGCTGTTGAATATGCGCTGGCGCGTGTACCGCAAGAAAATGACTGGCGCGGTAACCTGGCAGTAGGCGCAAAAGGTATAGTGCAACCGCTATCTGAGCGTGACCGTTATATTTGTGCACAGCTAGGAGAGGCTTTGCGAGAACGTGGCCTGTATTTTGCAGGCATTGATGTCATTGGCGATTATCTCACAGAAATTAATGTCACCAGCCCCACGGGTATTCGTGAGCTTGACGCCGGTACTGGATTGAATATTGCCGGCTTATTGATGGATACGATTGAAAAATATTTAAAGCAGTAA
- the dprA gene encoding DNA-processing protein DprA, with protein sequence MYDDHLPYWLAALFLPGIGPRKLQSWLGSFVNIKTLFHASEEEWHAAGISTRQIQLLQRPDWEAVEYELAWAQKTNHHLISLEDKSYPPLLKETADPPLVLYVRGNREALMQAQIAIVGSRNASPAGIANAEQFAKHLAAAGFAITSGLALGIDGGAHRGALAGGGVTLGVSGTGLNYLYPRSHHALVDSILHQGGAVISEFPLRTPPKATNFPQRNRIIAGLSLGVLVIEAALKSGSLITARNAIEEGREVFAIPGSIHHPLSRGSHYLIRQGAKLVETAEDVIEELGALRAGLVAPVTSQRVEPPFGLSADYRQLLEQIGYEITPIDVILLRSGLTAGEVSSMLLALELNGYIQSVPGGYIRTVSRL encoded by the coding sequence ATGTATGACGATCATCTCCCCTATTGGCTCGCCGCTTTGTTTTTACCCGGTATAGGGCCGCGCAAATTGCAAAGCTGGCTTGGATCATTCGTAAACATTAAAACGTTATTTCATGCATCTGAAGAGGAATGGCATGCGGCAGGCATCAGTACAAGGCAAATTCAACTGTTGCAGCGGCCTGATTGGGAAGCGGTGGAATATGAGCTCGCATGGGCACAAAAAACGAATCATCACCTTATATCCTTGGAGGATAAATCGTATCCGCCTTTACTGAAGGAAACAGCAGATCCACCTCTGGTGCTTTATGTACGCGGCAATCGTGAAGCGCTCATGCAGGCGCAAATTGCCATTGTCGGTTCACGCAATGCGAGCCCAGCCGGGATCGCCAATGCGGAACAGTTTGCGAAGCATCTCGCAGCGGCCGGCTTTGCCATCACCAGCGGTCTTGCGTTGGGTATAGACGGTGGCGCACATCGTGGTGCGCTGGCTGGCGGCGGTGTAACATTGGGGGTATCCGGTACGGGATTAAATTATCTTTATCCACGGTCTCATCATGCCCTGGTTGATTCCATTCTCCATCAGGGTGGTGCAGTGATTTCAGAATTTCCACTGCGAACCCCGCCCAAGGCGACTAATTTCCCACAGCGTAACCGGATTATCGCGGGATTAAGCCTGGGTGTGTTAGTGATTGAAGCGGCACTTAAAAGCGGTTCGCTGATTACGGCGCGGAATGCCATCGAGGAAGGCCGCGAAGTATTTGCGATTCCTGGCTCTATCCATCACCCGCTTTCACGCGGCAGTCATTATCTGATCCGCCAGGGTGCCAAATTAGTGGAAACGGCGGAGGATGTGATAGAGGAGCTGGGCGCTCTGCGAGCTGGTCTAGTGGCGCCAGTAACATCTCAGAGAGTTGAGCCACCCTTTGGTCTATCAGCTGACTATCGACAATTACTTGAACAAATCGGGTATGAAATTACACCCATCGATGTGATACTATTGCGTTCCGGATTGACTGCGGGCGAAGTTTCCTCCATGCTTTTAGCATTAGAATTAAATGGTTATATCCAATCGGTGCCCGGTGGGTATATCCGTACTGTTTCTCGTTTGTAA
- a CDS encoding sel1 repeat family protein gives MLNSIIRFVLICVLSFFLLACATTRPPNTMTLAQKSYLEQGKRYFEEGYYKRAMHELLPLACDGIAEAQYAVGYMYYYGYGVAQDTDVGYFWIKRSANQGFAPAVQALALIERTDNKLVNPRNRWLDK, from the coding sequence ATGTTAAATTCAATCATCAGATTCGTATTAATCTGTGTTTTATCCTTTTTTCTCCTGGCTTGTGCTACCACTCGTCCGCCCAATACAATGACCCTTGCCCAAAAATCCTATCTGGAGCAGGGCAAACGTTATTTTGAAGAAGGCTATTACAAGCGTGCCATGCACGAATTATTACCGCTTGCCTGCGATGGCATCGCTGAAGCGCAATATGCAGTAGGTTATATGTATTACTATGGCTACGGTGTCGCGCAAGATACGGATGTAGGTTATTTCTGGATAAAGCGTTCCGCCAATCAGGGGTTTGCACCTGCCGTCCAGGCGCTGGCGTTGATAGAAAGAACAGACAATAAGCTTGTTAATCCTCGAAATCGATGGCTTGATAAATAA